A portion of the Mycobacterium paraseoulense genome contains these proteins:
- the pdxH gene encoding pyridoxamine 5'-phosphate oxidase codes for MRVEYGSVEKDGSPDLDTDWLDDGWVALLRKWIDDAERSGIAEPNAMVLATVADGRPTSRTVLCKSVDESGITFFTNYDSAKGVDLAATPYASVTFPWYQLGRQVHLRGPVSKVTPEATEDYWSKRPRGSQLGAWASHQSRPIASRAALLDQLAEVTARFADRERVPVPPGWGGYLLAPESVEFWQGRENRLHNRIRVTGGRIERLQP; via the coding sequence ATGCGCGTGGAATACGGATCCGTCGAAAAGGACGGCAGCCCCGATCTCGACACCGACTGGCTCGACGACGGTTGGGTTGCCTTGTTGCGCAAATGGATCGACGACGCCGAACGGTCCGGAATCGCCGAGCCCAACGCCATGGTGCTGGCCACCGTCGCCGACGGCAGGCCGACCAGCCGGACGGTCTTGTGCAAGAGCGTGGACGAGTCCGGGATCACATTTTTCACCAACTATGACTCGGCCAAGGGTGTTGACCTGGCGGCGACGCCGTACGCATCGGTGACGTTCCCCTGGTATCAGCTGGGCCGGCAGGTTCACCTGCGCGGTCCGGTGAGCAAGGTCACGCCCGAGGCCACCGAGGACTACTGGTCCAAGCGGCCGCGCGGCTCTCAACTGGGCGCCTGGGCGTCGCACCAATCCCGTCCGATCGCGTCGCGCGCGGCGTTGCTCGACCAGCTCGCAGAGGTGACCGCCCGCTTCGCCGACCGCGAGCGCGTGCCGGTGCCACCGGGTTGGGGTGGCTATCTCCTTGCCCCGGAGTCCGTCGAATTCTGGCAGGGCCGGGAGAACCGCTTGCATAACCGGATCCGGGTCACCGGCGGGCGGATCGAACGCCTCCAGCCCTAG
- a CDS encoding citrate synthase encodes MADTDDTATLKYPGGEIDLEIVRATEGADGIALGSLLSKTGHTTFDNGFVNTAACKSAITYIDGDAGILRYRGYPIEQLAEKSTFIEVSYLLIYGELPDSDQLAEFTKRIQLHTMLHEDLKRFFDGFPRNAHPMPVLSSVVNALSAYYPDALDPMDNAQVELSTIRLLAKLPTIAAYAYKKSVGQPFLYPDNSMSLVENFLRMTFGLPAEPYQADPEVVRALDMLLILHADHEQNCSTSTVRLVGSSRANLFTSISGGINALWGPLHGGANQAVLEMLEQIRESGDDVSEFVRKVKNREEGVKLMGFGHRVYKNYDPRARIVKEQADKILAKLGGDPLLDIAKELEEAALTDDYFIERKLYPNVDFYTGLIYRALGFPVRMFTVLFALGRLPGWIAHWREMHDEGDSKIGRPRQIYTGYTERDYTTIDAR; translated from the coding sequence GTGGCCGACACCGACGACACCGCAACTCTGAAGTACCCGGGGGGCGAGATCGACCTAGAGATCGTCCGCGCCACCGAGGGTGCTGACGGGATTGCTCTCGGTTCCCTGTTGTCCAAAACGGGGCACACCACCTTCGACAACGGCTTCGTCAACACGGCCGCCTGCAAGAGCGCCATCACCTACATCGACGGCGACGCCGGCATTCTGCGTTACCGCGGCTACCCGATCGAGCAGCTCGCCGAGAAGTCAACCTTCATCGAGGTGAGCTACCTGCTGATCTACGGTGAGCTGCCGGACTCCGACCAGCTCGCGGAGTTCACCAAGCGGATCCAGCTGCACACCATGCTGCACGAGGACCTGAAGCGCTTCTTCGACGGCTTCCCGCGCAATGCACACCCGATGCCGGTGCTGTCCAGCGTGGTGAACGCGTTGAGCGCCTACTATCCGGACGCGCTCGACCCGATGGACAACGCGCAGGTCGAGCTGTCGACCATCCGCTTGCTCGCAAAACTGCCCACCATCGCCGCGTACGCCTACAAGAAGTCCGTCGGCCAGCCGTTCCTCTACCCGGACAACTCGATGTCGTTGGTGGAGAACTTCCTCCGGATGACCTTCGGGCTGCCCGCAGAGCCCTACCAGGCCGACCCCGAGGTGGTGCGGGCGCTGGACATGCTGCTCATCCTGCACGCCGACCACGAGCAGAACTGCTCGACGTCGACGGTCCGGCTGGTGGGGTCGTCGCGCGCCAACCTGTTCACCTCGATCTCCGGTGGCATCAACGCGTTGTGGGGACCGCTGCACGGCGGCGCAAACCAGGCGGTGCTCGAGATGCTCGAGCAGATCCGCGAAAGTGGCGATGACGTCAGCGAGTTCGTCCGCAAGGTGAAGAACCGCGAAGAGGGCGTCAAGCTGATGGGCTTCGGCCACCGGGTCTACAAGAACTACGACCCGCGCGCCCGCATCGTCAAGGAACAGGCCGACAAGATCCTGGCCAAGCTCGGCGGCGACCCGCTGCTGGACATCGCCAAGGAACTGGAAGAGGCGGCGCTGACCGACGACTACTTCATCGAGCGCAAGCTGTACCCGAACGTGGACTTCTACACCGGGTTGATCTACCGGGCCCTCGGCTTCCCGGTCCGGATGTTCACCGTGCTGTTCGCGTTGGGCCGGCTGCCCGGCTGGATCGCGCACTGGCGGGAGATGCACGACGAGGGTGACAGCAAGATCGGGCGTCCGCGCCAGATTTACACCGGCTACACCGAGCGCGACTACACGACCATCGACGCGCGTTAG
- the prrA gene encoding two-component system response regulator PrrA yields MGGMDTAGTSPRVLVVDDDSDVLASLERGLRLSGFEVSTAVDGAEALRSATETRPDAIVLDINMPVLDGVSVVTALRAMDNDVPVCVLSARSSVDDRVAGLEAGADDYLVKPFVLAELVARVKALLRRRGATATSSSETITVGPLEVDIPGRRARVNGVDVDLTKREFDLLAVLAEHKTAVLSRAQLLELVWGYDFAADTNVVDVFIGYLRRKLEANGGPRLLHTVRGVGFVLRMQ; encoded by the coding sequence ATGGGCGGCATGGACACTGCTGGGACCTCACCCCGCGTCTTGGTCGTCGACGACGACTCCGATGTGCTCGCCTCCCTGGAACGCGGCCTGCGGCTGTCCGGATTCGAGGTGTCGACCGCGGTCGACGGCGCGGAAGCCTTGCGCAGCGCCACCGAGACCCGGCCGGATGCGATCGTGCTCGACATCAACATGCCCGTGCTGGACGGCGTCAGCGTCGTCACGGCGCTGAGGGCCATGGACAACGACGTCCCGGTGTGCGTGCTGTCGGCCCGCAGCTCGGTCGACGACCGAGTGGCCGGGCTGGAGGCCGGCGCCGACGATTACCTGGTCAAGCCGTTTGTGTTGGCCGAGCTGGTCGCGCGGGTGAAGGCGCTGCTGCGCCGCCGCGGCGCGACGGCGACCTCCTCCTCGGAAACCATCACCGTGGGCCCGCTGGAGGTGGACATCCCCGGCCGGCGGGCCCGGGTCAACGGCGTCGACGTCGACCTGACCAAGCGGGAGTTCGACCTGCTGGCGGTGCTGGCCGAGCACAAGACCGCGGTGCTGTCCCGCGCGCAGCTCTTGGAGCTGGTCTGGGGCTACGACTTCGCGGCCGACACCAACGTCGTCGACGTGTTCATCGGGTACCTGCGCCGCAAGCTGGAGGCCAATGGCGGTCCCCGGCTGCTGCACACCGTCCGAGGAGTCGGGTTCGTACTGCGCATGCAGTAG
- a CDS encoding AurF N-oxygenase family protein produces MARTRMVRRWRRKMEVRDDTEYVNTLATLSEGSVRRNFNPYTDIDWDAPEFAVTQNDPRWILPGTDPLGRHPWYLAQPDERKIKIGMWRQANVAKVGLHFESILIRGLMNYTFWVPNGSPEYRYCLHESVEECNHTMMFQEMVNRVGADVPGMPRMLKWLSPLVPLVAGPLPVAFFIGVLAGEEPIDHTQKNVLREGKSLHPIMERVMAIHVAEEARHISFAHEFLRRRVPQLTKRQRFWTALYLPLTMKILCRAIVVPPKAFWQEFDIPREVRKELFFRSPESRKWLSDMFGDVRMLAHDTGLMETRSARLMWRLCKIDGKPSRYRSEPQRQHLAAAPAA; encoded by the coding sequence ATGGCCAGGACACGCATGGTTCGGCGCTGGCGCCGCAAGATGGAAGTGCGCGACGACACCGAGTACGTCAACACGCTTGCCACACTGTCCGAGGGGTCGGTGCGGCGAAACTTCAACCCGTACACCGACATCGACTGGGATGCACCGGAATTCGCTGTCACACAGAACGATCCGCGGTGGATTCTGCCGGGGACCGACCCCTTGGGGCGTCATCCCTGGTATCTGGCGCAGCCCGACGAACGCAAGATCAAGATCGGGATGTGGCGTCAGGCCAACGTCGCCAAGGTCGGGCTGCACTTCGAGTCGATCCTGATCCGCGGCCTGATGAACTACACGTTCTGGGTGCCGAACGGCTCCCCGGAATACCGGTACTGCCTGCACGAATCGGTCGAAGAGTGCAACCACACCATGATGTTCCAGGAGATGGTGAACCGCGTCGGCGCGGACGTCCCCGGCATGCCGCGGATGCTCAAGTGGCTCTCGCCGCTGGTTCCGCTGGTGGCCGGGCCCTTGCCGGTGGCGTTCTTCATCGGGGTGCTGGCCGGCGAGGAGCCGATCGACCACACGCAGAAAAACGTTCTCCGCGAAGGGAAGTCACTGCACCCGATCATGGAGCGGGTGATGGCCATTCACGTGGCCGAGGAGGCGCGTCACATCTCGTTCGCGCACGAGTTCCTGCGCAGGCGGGTGCCGCAGCTGACCAAGCGGCAACGGTTCTGGACCGCGCTGTACCTGCCGTTGACGATGAAGATTCTGTGCCGGGCCATCGTGGTACCGCCCAAGGCGTTCTGGCAGGAGTTCGACATTCCGCGCGAGGTGCGCAAGGAGCTGTTCTTCCGGTCGCCGGAATCGCGAAAGTGGCTCAGCGACATGTTCGGCGACGTCCGGATGCTGGCCCACGACACCGGCCTGATGGAGACGCGCTCGGCGCGACTCATGTGGCGGCTCTGCAAAATCGACGGCAAGCCCTCGCGCTACCGCAGCGAGCCGCAGCGCCAGCACCTGGCCGCGGCGCCGGCCGCCTAG
- a CDS encoding DUF2630 family protein: protein MGNGKKPTDSDTLAHIRDLVAEEKALRAQLQQGDISESDEHDRLRRLEVELDQCWDLLRQRRALRETGGDPREAEVRPPDEVEGYLS from the coding sequence ATGGGCAACGGCAAGAAACCGACCGACAGCGACACCCTGGCACATATCCGCGACCTGGTCGCCGAGGAGAAGGCCCTGCGGGCTCAGCTGCAACAGGGCGACATCTCCGAATCGGACGAGCACGATCGCCTGCGCCGGCTGGAGGTCGAGCTCGACCAGTGTTGGGACCTGCTACGGCAACGTCGGGCGTTGCGTGAAACCGGCGGTGACCCGCGCGAGGCAGAGGTGCGCCCGCCCGACGAGGTCGAGGGCTACCTGAGCTGA
- a CDS encoding citrate synthase 2: protein MPVVPEDFVPGLEGVVAFTTEIAEPDKDGGALRYRGVDIQDLVDQQVTFGDVWGLLVDGKFGHGLPPAEPFPLPIHTGDVRVDVQAGLAMLAPIWGYRPLLDTDDATARDQLARASVMALSYVAQSARGIYQPAVPQRVIDECDTVTARFMTRWQGEPDPRHVEAIDAYWVSAAEHGMNASTFTARVIASTGADVAAALSGAIGAMSGPLHGGAPARVLPMIEEVERTGDARGLVKKILDSGDKLMGFGHRVYRAEDPRARVLRATAERLGAPRHEVAVALEQAALAELRERRPDRAIETNVEFWAAVILDFAQVPANMMPAMFTCGRTAGWCAHILEQKRLGKLVRPSAIYVGPAPRSPESVEGWDRSLTHA from the coding sequence ATGCCTGTGGTCCCCGAAGACTTCGTCCCCGGCCTCGAAGGCGTCGTCGCCTTCACCACCGAGATCGCCGAACCGGATAAAGACGGCGGCGCGCTGCGCTACCGCGGCGTCGACATCCAAGACCTGGTGGATCAGCAGGTCACCTTCGGTGACGTCTGGGGTCTGCTGGTTGACGGCAAATTCGGCCACGGCCTGCCGCCCGCCGAGCCGTTCCCGCTGCCCATCCACACCGGCGACGTGCGCGTCGACGTCCAGGCGGGCCTGGCGATGCTGGCGCCGATCTGGGGTTACCGGCCCCTGCTCGACACCGACGACGCCACCGCCCGCGACCAGCTCGCCCGGGCCTCGGTGATGGCCCTGTCCTATGTGGCGCAGTCCGCCCGCGGCATCTACCAGCCCGCTGTCCCGCAGCGGGTGATCGACGAATGCGACACCGTCACAGCTCGTTTCATGACCCGCTGGCAGGGCGAGCCGGACCCGAGGCACGTCGAGGCGATCGACGCCTACTGGGTCTCGGCCGCCGAGCACGGGATGAACGCCTCGACGTTCACCGCGCGGGTGATCGCCTCGACCGGCGCCGACGTAGCCGCTGCGTTGTCCGGGGCGATCGGTGCGATGAGCGGGCCGCTGCACGGCGGAGCGCCTGCGCGGGTCCTGCCGATGATCGAAGAGGTCGAGCGCACCGGAGACGCCCGCGGTCTGGTCAAGAAGATCCTGGACAGCGGCGACAAGCTGATGGGCTTCGGGCACCGTGTCTACCGCGCCGAGGACCCGCGGGCGCGCGTGCTGCGCGCGACCGCCGAGCGGCTGGGCGCGCCGCGCCACGAGGTCGCGGTCGCGCTGGAGCAGGCCGCCCTGGCCGAGCTGCGCGAGCGCCGCCCGGACCGGGCCATCGAGACCAACGTCGAGTTCTGGGCGGCGGTGATCCTGGACTTCGCCCAGGTGCCGGCCAACATGATGCCGGCGATGTTCACCTGCGGGCGCACCGCGGGCTGGTGCGCGCACATCCTCGAGCAGAAGCGGCTCGGCAAGCTGGTGCGTCCGTCGGCGATCTATGTGGGACCGGCCCCGCGCAGCCCGGAGTCCGTGGAAGGTTGGGACCGCAGCCTCACCCACGCCTGA
- a CDS encoding VOC family protein: MAITVEPALSPHLVVDDAAAAIDFYVKAFGAEELGRVPRPDGKLVHAAVRINGFLVMLNDDFPEMCGGKSMTPTSLGGTPVTIHLTVTDVDAKFQRALDAGATVVAPLDDQFWGDRYGVVADPFGHHWSMGQPVREVGYDEIQAAMAGQGAS, encoded by the coding sequence ATGGCGATCACCGTCGAACCGGCCCTGTCCCCGCACCTTGTGGTGGATGACGCCGCCGCAGCGATCGACTTCTACGTCAAGGCGTTTGGCGCCGAAGAGCTGGGCCGCGTGCCGCGCCCGGACGGAAAGCTCGTGCACGCCGCCGTGCGCATCAACGGCTTTCTGGTCATGCTCAACGACGATTTCCCCGAGATGTGCGGCGGCAAGTCGATGACACCGACGTCACTCGGCGGCACCCCGGTGACGATTCACCTGACCGTCACCGACGTCGACGCCAAGTTCCAGCGCGCGCTGGACGCGGGCGCCACCGTGGTCGCCCCGTTGGACGATCAGTTCTGGGGCGACCGCTACGGCGTGGTCGCCGACCCGTTCGGCCACCACTGGTCGATGGGCCAGCCGGTGCGCGAGGTCGGCTACGACGAGATCCAGGCCGCGATGGCAGGGCAGGGCGCAAGCTAG
- a CDS encoding HAMP domain-containing sensor histidine kinase, with protein sequence MNVLSRILTRTPSLRARVVVATVIGAAIPVLIVGVVVWVGISNDRKERLDRRLDEVAGFAIPFLPRGLDEIPRSPNDSDAIMTIRRGDLVKSNSDVTLPKLDVDYADAYVKGVRYRVRTVEIPAPEPTSLAVGATYDATLAETNNLHRRVLLICGFAIVAAAVFAWLLAAFAVRPFKQLAQQTRSIDAGDEAPRVEVHGATEAVEIAEAMRGMLQRIWNEQNRTKEALASARDFAAVSSHELRTPLTAMRTNLEVLSTLDMTDDQRKEVLSDVIRTQSRIEATLSALERLAQGELSTSDDHVPVDITELLDRAAHDAMRIYPDLDVSLVPSPTCIIVGLPAGLRLAVDNAIANAVKHGGATRVQLSAVSSRAGVEIAIDDNGSGVPEDERDVVFERFSRGSTASHSGSGLGLALVAQQAHLHRGTAALESSPLGGARLVLRLPGPS encoded by the coding sequence ATGAATGTCCTGTCCCGAATTTTGACCCGTACGCCATCGCTACGGGCCCGGGTCGTGGTCGCGACGGTCATCGGCGCCGCGATCCCCGTGCTCATCGTCGGCGTCGTCGTCTGGGTGGGCATCAGCAACGACCGCAAGGAGCGACTGGACCGCCGGCTCGACGAGGTCGCGGGGTTCGCGATCCCATTCCTGCCGCGCGGTCTGGACGAGATTCCGCGCTCCCCCAACGACAGCGACGCCATCATGACGATCCGCCGCGGCGACCTGGTCAAGTCGAACTCCGACGTGACACTGCCCAAGCTGGACGTCGACTACGCAGACGCCTATGTCAAAGGCGTGCGGTACCGCGTGCGGACGGTCGAGATCCCCGCGCCGGAGCCCACGTCGCTGGCCGTCGGCGCGACGTACGACGCGACCCTCGCCGAGACCAACAACCTGCACCGGCGGGTCCTGCTGATCTGCGGCTTCGCCATCGTCGCGGCGGCGGTGTTCGCCTGGCTGCTGGCCGCGTTCGCGGTGCGGCCCTTCAAACAGCTCGCGCAGCAGACCCGGTCGATCGACGCCGGCGACGAGGCGCCCCGCGTGGAGGTGCACGGCGCCACCGAGGCGGTCGAGATCGCCGAAGCCATGCGGGGCATGCTGCAGCGCATCTGGAACGAGCAGAACCGGACCAAGGAGGCGCTCGCGTCGGCCCGCGACTTCGCCGCCGTCTCCTCGCACGAGCTGCGCACACCGTTGACCGCGATGCGCACCAACCTCGAGGTGCTGTCCACCCTGGACATGACCGACGACCAACGCAAAGAGGTGCTGAGCGACGTCATCCGCACCCAGTCGCGGATCGAGGCCACCCTGAGCGCCCTCGAGCGCCTGGCCCAGGGCGAACTGTCGACGTCCGACGACCACGTACCGGTCGACATCACCGAGCTACTCGACCGCGCCGCTCACGACGCGATGCGCATCTACCCCGACCTCGACGTGTCGCTGGTGCCGTCGCCGACGTGCATCATCGTCGGGTTGCCGGCCGGGTTGCGCCTGGCGGTGGACAACGCGATCGCCAACGCCGTCAAGCACGGCGGCGCCACCCGCGTGCAGCTCTCGGCGGTCAGCTCGCGCGCCGGGGTGGAAATCGCCATCGACGACAACGGCAGCGGCGTGCCCGAGGACGAACGCGACGTGGTGTTCGAGCGGTTCTCCCGCGGGTCGACCGCCTCGCATTCGGGGTCGGGGTTGGGGCTGGCGCTGGTGGCCCAACAGGCCCACTTGCATCGCGGGACCGCCGCACTGGAAAGCAGTCCGCTGGGTGGCGCGCGGCTGGTGCTGCGCCTCCCCGGACCGAGCTAG
- a CDS encoding phytoene desaturase family protein: MSPQSGDVDVVVIGGGHNGLVAAAYLARAGLRVRLLERLGHVGGAAISAQAFDGVGVRLSRYSYLVSLLPPRIVKDLGAAVRLARRRYSSYTPDPATEGRRGLLIGADAATFAAIGAGPDGPGFAAFYQRCRLVTERLWPTVLEPLRTREQARRHVLASGDQQAAAAWHALIDEPIGNAITAAVGNDVVRGVIATDALIGTFARLDDPSLIQNVCFLYHLLGGGTGDWDVPVGGMGALTEALAAAAVGHGAEIHTGTDVYAVEPDGVVRYRAGNEEHLLRARFVLAGVTPSALAGLLGERPAPPAQGAQVKVNMVLRRLPRLRDDSVTPEQAFAGTFHVNESWTQLDGGYSHAAAGQIPDPLPCEAYCHSLTDPSILSGDLRESGAHTMTVFGLQTPHSLFDGTYSGALRDRLTESVLASLNSVLAEPIQDVLMSDANGRTCIETTTTLDLHRTLKMTAGNIFHGGLAWPFAEDDDPLDTPARQWGVATAHERIMLCGSGARRGGGVSGIGGHNAAMAVLASLG, translated from the coding sequence CTGAGCCCTCAATCGGGGGATGTCGACGTCGTCGTCATCGGGGGCGGTCACAACGGCCTGGTCGCGGCGGCTTATCTGGCCCGCGCGGGCCTGCGGGTGCGGTTGCTGGAGCGGCTCGGACACGTCGGCGGAGCGGCAATCTCGGCGCAGGCCTTCGACGGTGTCGGGGTTCGGCTGTCGCGGTACTCCTACCTGGTCAGCTTGTTGCCGCCCCGCATCGTCAAGGACCTGGGCGCCGCCGTGCGGCTGGCCCGGCGGCGGTATTCCTCCTACACGCCCGACCCGGCCACCGAAGGCCGCCGCGGGCTGTTGATCGGGGCGGACGCCGCCACGTTCGCCGCGATCGGCGCCGGCCCCGACGGGCCCGGGTTCGCCGCCTTCTATCAGCGCTGCCGCCTGGTGACCGAGCGGCTCTGGCCGACCGTGCTGGAGCCGTTGCGCACCCGCGAGCAGGCCCGCCGGCACGTCCTGGCAAGCGGTGATCAGCAGGCGGCGGCCGCGTGGCACGCCCTGATCGACGAGCCGATCGGAAACGCCATCACCGCCGCCGTCGGCAACGACGTGGTCCGCGGGGTGATCGCGACCGACGCGCTGATCGGAACGTTCGCTCGCCTCGACGACCCGTCGCTGATCCAGAATGTCTGCTTCCTGTATCACCTGCTCGGCGGTGGGACCGGCGACTGGGATGTTCCCGTCGGCGGGATGGGCGCGCTGACGGAGGCCCTGGCGGCGGCCGCCGTCGGCCACGGTGCCGAAATCCACACCGGCACAGATGTTTACGCTGTCGAACCGGACGGTGTCGTGCGCTATCGCGCCGGCAACGAGGAGCACCTGCTCCGCGCCCGGTTCGTCCTGGCGGGGGTCACACCGTCGGCACTGGCCGGCCTACTGGGCGAACGACCCGCGCCACCCGCTCAGGGCGCGCAGGTCAAAGTGAACATGGTGCTGCGGCGCCTACCCCGGTTGCGCGACGACAGCGTCACCCCCGAACAGGCCTTCGCCGGGACGTTTCACGTCAACGAGAGCTGGACCCAACTGGACGGCGGGTATTCGCACGCGGCCGCCGGACAGATCCCGGATCCGCTGCCGTGCGAGGCGTATTGCCATTCGCTGACCGACCCGAGCATCCTGTCGGGCGACCTACGCGAGTCGGGCGCCCACACGATGACCGTGTTCGGCCTGCAGACCCCCCACTCGCTGTTCGACGGCACCTACTCCGGCGCCCTGCGCGACCGGCTAACCGAGTCGGTGTTGGCGTCGCTGAATTCCGTTCTGGCCGAACCGATTCAGGACGTGTTGATGAGCGATGCAAACGGCCGGACGTGCATCGAGACCACCACCACCCTGGACTTGCACCGCACCCTGAAGATGACGGCGGGCAACATCTTCCACGGCGGCCTGGCGTGGCCCTTCGCCGAGGACGACGACCCGCTGGACACCCCGGCGCGGCAATGGGGGGTGGCCACCGCGCACGAGCGGATCATGCTGTGCGGCTCGGGCGCCCGCCGCGGCGGCGGGGTCTCCGGCATCGGCGGGCACAACGCCGCCATGGCGGTGCTGGCCTCGCTGGGTTAG
- a CDS encoding 4Fe-4S binding protein: protein MPHVITQSCCNDGSCVFACPVNCIHPTPDEPGFATTEMLYIDPVACVDCGACVSACPVGAIAPDTRLDARQLPFVEINASFYPPRPPGEKLPPTSKLAPVIPAAQVGAGRRPLTVAIVGSGPAAMYAADELLTQERVRVNVFEKLPTPYGLVRAGVAPDHQNTKRVTRLFDRVAGDRRFRFYLNVEVGRHLSHADLLAHHHAVVYAVGAPDDRRLEIGGMGLPGTGTATELVAWINGHPDFADLPVDLGHDRVVIIGNGNVALDVARVLTANPDDLARTDISDRALAAIRASAVREVVVAARRGPAQSAFTLPELIGLTGSSDVVLSAADHELVAADLATVTDSLTKRKLEILSTLGDDSAPAGHGGRPRIRLAYQLTPNRVLGAHRATGVEFTRTGTDELYELGAGLVLTSIGYRGKPIRDLPFDESAAVAPNDGGRVVDPDSGVPVRGAYVAGWIKRGPSGFIGTNKSCSLQTVHALVADFNAGELSDPVAEPDALAELVRARQPDAVDARGWQAIDAAELARGGADGRPRSKFTRVADMLAAAAAAAAEPAPPARRGLLDRLLG from the coding sequence ATGCCGCACGTTATTACCCAGTCGTGCTGTAACGACGGGTCCTGCGTTTTCGCGTGCCCGGTGAATTGCATTCACCCCACGCCCGACGAGCCCGGCTTCGCCACCACGGAAATGCTCTATATCGATCCGGTGGCCTGCGTGGACTGCGGCGCGTGCGTGAGCGCCTGCCCCGTCGGCGCGATCGCGCCGGACACCCGGTTGGACGCCAGGCAGCTGCCGTTCGTCGAGATCAACGCGTCCTTCTACCCGCCGCGGCCGCCGGGTGAGAAGTTGCCCCCGACGTCGAAGCTGGCCCCGGTGATTCCGGCCGCGCAGGTGGGGGCGGGCCGTCGGCCGCTGACCGTGGCCATCGTGGGATCCGGGCCGGCGGCGATGTATGCCGCCGACGAGCTGCTCACGCAGGAGCGGGTGCGGGTCAACGTCTTTGAGAAGCTGCCTACTCCCTATGGGCTGGTGCGCGCCGGGGTGGCTCCGGATCACCAGAACACCAAGCGGGTCACCCGGCTGTTCGATCGGGTCGCGGGTGATCGCCGCTTCCGCTTCTATCTCAACGTCGAGGTCGGCAGGCACCTCAGTCACGCCGATCTGCTGGCCCACCACCACGCCGTGGTGTACGCCGTCGGCGCCCCCGATGACCGTCGCCTCGAGATCGGGGGAATGGGCCTTCCTGGCACCGGAACCGCGACCGAACTGGTCGCGTGGATCAACGGCCATCCCGACTTCGCCGATCTTCCAGTCGATCTCGGCCATGACCGGGTGGTGATCATCGGCAACGGAAACGTCGCCCTGGATGTCGCCCGCGTGCTCACGGCGAATCCTGACGACCTGGCCCGCACCGATATCTCCGATCGTGCCCTGGCGGCTATTCGTGCTTCCGCGGTCCGCGAAGTGGTGGTCGCCGCGCGGCGCGGCCCCGCCCAGTCCGCATTCACGCTGCCCGAACTGATCGGACTCACGGGCTCGTCCGACGTCGTGCTCAGCGCGGCCGACCACGAACTGGTGGCGGCTGATCTCGCGACGGTCACGGACAGCCTCACCAAGCGCAAGCTGGAAATCCTGAGCACACTCGGTGACGACTCGGCCCCGGCCGGACACGGTGGGCGACCGCGAATCCGGCTGGCGTATCAGCTCACCCCGAACCGTGTGCTGGGCGCGCACCGCGCCACCGGCGTGGAGTTCACCCGCACCGGCACCGACGAGCTGTATGAACTGGGTGCGGGCCTGGTGCTGACGTCAATCGGATACCGCGGCAAGCCGATTCGCGACCTTCCGTTCGACGAGTCGGCGGCCGTCGCCCCCAACGACGGTGGCCGCGTCGTCGATCCCGACTCCGGGGTCCCGGTGCGAGGTGCGTACGTCGCGGGCTGGATCAAGCGGGGGCCGAGCGGGTTCATCGGCACCAACAAGTCGTGCTCGTTGCAGACCGTGCACGCCCTGGTAGCGGATTTCAACGCCGGCGAGCTGAGCGACCCGGTGGCCGAACCGGACGCGCTGGCCGAGCTCGTACGGGCCCGGCAACCCGACGCCGTCGATGCCCGCGGCTGGCAGGCCATCGACGCCGCCGAACTCGCGCGCGGCGGCGCCGACGGCCGGCCAAGGAGCAAATTCACCCGGGTCGCCGACATGCTGGCCGCAGCCGCAGCCGCCGCGGCCGAGCCGGCACCGCCGGCGCGGCGCGGCCTGCTGGACCGGCTGCTCGGCTAG